The nucleotide window CAGTAGCAGTCCTAAATGTATCAAACGAAGAGTTTTCCTACTGTAGGTAAATGTTTCCTGTAATGACTGAATCGATTCTCGTCCTTCACGTCGATGATGACCCAGATTTTGCCGATATGGCGGCTCATCTGCTTGAGCGAGAGGACGACCGGTTCAGCGTTACGGTGGCGACCAGCGCTAGCGAAGCCTTAGACCGTCTCGCTGACGAGGCATTCGACTGTATCGTCTCCGATTACGACATGCCTCGACAGAACGGTGTTGAGTTACTCAAGACCGTCCGCGAGGACAATCCGGATCTGCCATTTATTCTCTTTACTGGCAAAGGCTCCGAGGAAGTCGCCAGCGACGCTATCTCCGCTGGCGTGACTGACTACCTACAAAAGGGGAGGGGAATGAGTCAGTACGCTGTCTTAGCCAATCGAATCGATAACGTCGTCACGCGGTACCGCGCCGAAAACGAACGACAGTGGCGGAACGCGATTTTCGAGGGATGCCGTGACGCGATTTTCATCTCCGACTCCGATGCCCGGTTCGTCGATGTGAACGAGGCGACAGTCGAACTGACCGGTTATGACCGCGAAGAACTTCTCTCGATGCGGATCCCTGATCTACACGAGGATGACGACCTCGATGCGTACCGGGAGTATCACGAGCGGATTCTCTCCGGAGAACCTGCCACGACTATGGCCGAGATACTCCGAGCAGATGGTTCGAAAGTGCCTGTCGAGTTCAGTAATCGCCGTCTCGATGTCGAAGGCGATACGTACATGCACACGGTCGCCCGCGACCTCACCGAACGCACGGAACGCAAGCGGACCCTTGAGCGAGACCAAAACCGGATGCACGCGATTACTGATGCGATTCCCGATATGGTCGTAGTCTACGATACCGACGGGCGGTTTCGATCCGTCCTTTCCGGGCCGGAGGATCTCCCGGTTGACGGCCTAGGGTCGCTTGAGGGCGAAACACTCGAAGACGCGTTCAATTCCGACGCCGCAGACTGCATTCAGGCCGCTATCGACGAAACGGTCGAGAGTGGTGCAGTACAGACTGTCGAGTACGCGTTGATGTCGAATGGGAACCGACGGTGGTTTGAGGCCCACGTCGCCTCGCTCGATACTGGAGACACAGACCGTGCCGTCTTGGTGGCACGAGATATTACCGAGCGGAAAGCACACGGGCGCGAACTCGACGAAGCGAACACGGTCCTCGGGACCATCGTTGCGAATCTCCCGGTGGGTGTGCTCGTCGAAGACGCCAAGCGCGACGTTCTCATGACGAACGAGGCGCTCTGTGAGATACTGGATCTCCCCGGCACCACGGATGACCTGATCGGCCGCAACTGTGAGAAAGCCGCAGCCGATCTCAAAGACTTGTTCGCCGACCCCGACGGGTTCGTCACCGGAATCAAAGAACGGATCGATCAGCGAGTTCCGGTCTCCAACGAGGTGCTCGACCTCGCAGACGGCCGGACTCTCGAACGCGATTACGTGCCGTATGATCTCCCTGATGGGGAGGCTAATCTCTGGCTCTATCGTGATGTGACCGACCGGGTGGACCGAGAACGGGAACTCCAGCAGTTCGAACGGATCGTCGAACACGTTGGAGATGCGGTGTGGATTCACGACCCCGATGGAACGCTTCGGTTCGTGAACGATCCGCCGGCAGCGGCTCTGGGTTTATCACCCGAGGATATCGTCGGCAAGCAAGCAATGGCGGTCTTGGCATCAGTTGCCGACCCGGAAAAACTAGCCACGTTCACACAGGAAGTACAGCGAATCCTAGCTGGTAAGACGGATACGGCCCGCCTCGAACTGCCGCTGTATCTGGAGACTGAGACCCGCCATCTCGACGTTCGGGTTACGGCCGCCACAATCAACGGGACCCGTCATGCGGTCGGGCTTGCGAGAAATATTGATGAGCAAAAACGGCGTGAACAGGAGTTACAGCGCCAGAACAAGCGCCTTGATGAGTTCGCAAGCGTCGTCTCTCACGACCTTCGAAATCCGCTCAACGTCGCTCACGGGAGGGTCTCCCTCGCGTTAGAGGAACACGACAGCGAGCATCTCTCGGTGGCACAGAATGCACTTGACCGAATGGGCGCGCTGATCGATGATTTACTGACGCTCGCCCGTCAGGGCCGCCGGATTAATGATCCCGAACAGGTCGCGCTGTCTGCGGTGGCTACCCGGTGTTGGTCGGTGATTGATGGGACTGAAGCGACGCTGAACGTCGAAAGCGATCTCACGTTTATGGCTGATACTGACCGACTTCAGCAACTGTTCGAGAATCTGTTCCGAAACGCCATCGAGCATGGTGCCGAGGACGCCACAATCTGTGTCGGGCCGCTTGCTGACCGCCGCGGATTTTACGTCGTTGACGACGGCCCCGGCATCCCTGAAGCAACCCGTGATGAGGTGTTTAATTTCGGGTATTCAACGTTCGAAGACGGTACTGGATTTGGGTTGGCAATCGTCAAAGAGGTCGTTGACGCGCACGGTTGGAACATCACCCTCACCGACGGTGCCGACGGTGGGGCGCGGTTCGAGATTACCGGCGTCACAATCACACGGCAGTGATGGCTCTCTATGACCCGTTTATAAAGAGCAAGGAGAATACCCGCGCCTTTAGGCGCGGGATGAATCCGACACTCTGACCGCCAATCCACCGACTACACTCCAACCGGATATTCAACGTCCGGTCGTTGGTTTTAATACCCGTTCTCACATAACATGTTATGAAGTCAGTTCGATGCTGGAAACCACCCGCACCTACGTCGCACGCATTACGAACCACGAACAGGTTCGTGACGACCTCGACCAGTGCGGGTTCTCCGCATCCAAACTGTGGAACGTCGGACGCTACTACATCCAACAACGGTGGGACGACGACGGTGAGATACCCGACGAATCCGAACTGAAATCGGAGTTGAAAGACCACGAACGCTACAGTGACCTTCATTCTCAGTCAAGTCAGCGAGTTCTCGAAGAGCTTGCTGAGGCGTTCACTGGCTGGTACAACTCTGACGACGGCAACAACCCACCGGGCTACCGGAAATGTGGCGACGACCACCCGCGCTCCACCGTCACGTGGAAGAAACGGGCCATCAAGCACGACGACAAGCACGGTCAACTCCGTCTCTCGAAAGGGTTTAACCTGAAAGAGAGTCGGTCTGACTTCATCCTCGCGGAGTACGAAACCCGCCCCGACGTAGAAGTCGAGAACATCCAGCAGGTGCGTGCCGTCTGGAACGGCGACGAGTGGGAACTCCACCTCGTCTGTAAGAAAGAGATTCCTGTTGAAGACGCACCCGGAAACAACACGGCGGGTATCGACCTCGGTATCAGCAACTACCTCGCCATTGACTACGAAGATGGCGAGAGCGAACTATATCCGGGGAACGTGCTGAAAGAGGACAAGCACTACTTCACCCGCGAGGAGTACCAGACCGAAGGCGAGAACGGCCCGTCGAAGCGAGCGCGGAAGGCTCGGCAGAAACTCTCCCGACGCAAAGACCACTTCCTCCACACCCTGTCGAAACACATCGTTGAGCGGTGTGTGGAAGAAGGCGTGGAGAAGATAGCGGTTGGCGACCTTAGTGACATCCGAGAGGATGAGAACGGCGATTCGCGGAACTGGGGTGCGTCGGGGAACAAGAAACTCCACGGATGGGAGTTCAACCGCTTCACGAATCTGCTCGAATACAAAGCCGAGGAATACGGCATCCTCGTTGACCGTGTGGACGAGGAGAACACGAGCAAGACGTGTTCGTGTTGCGGGAAGATTCGGGATAGCAACCGTGTGGAGCGTGGGTTGTACGTCTGTTCGTCGTGCGAGACGACGATGAACGCAGACGTGAACGGTGCGGTGAATATCCGACGAAAGATAACTCAGAGTCCCCCAACAGGGGATATGAGTAACGGCTGGTTGGCACAGCCCGGAGTCTTCCTGTTCGACCGCGAGAGCGGGTCGTTCAACACGAGAGAACAGGGAGCCTGCAAACCGTAATATCCCAACGCTCGGGATTCCTCCGGCTTCAGTCGGAGGAGGATGTCAATACTGATGACTACTCGTCCGCCATCTCGTACGTGATGTTTCCGTCGGAGGTCACCGTCACCTGACCACCTTCGTAGTCAAAGCTGATTTCGAACGAGACTGTCGAGGATTGCTCTACTAACTGCTCGATAGCTTCGGTGTCAACCACCCAGTAGAGCGGTTTGAGATCCAACGGCTTGCACCCTTTTGCATCCGCAATGACCGAGACGATTTTGAGAGCCATCTCTTCACGACCCTGTGTTGTTTCCGATCCAGCGTCTCCGTTCGAAGCTTTCGTCCCTGTCATTGTGGTTTCCCCCGACACTCCCTCGGTGTTGGTTCTGACTGTACAACCGGGGGTAGCTGTGATTTCAAGTACTAGTGACACACGGAATAAGATAATAGTTTGTGTGACATTTCCACCCCCGAATTTCTACATATTTGATATTCACAACCAAATACGCGTATCTGACGTTTCTCTAGTCGATTACGTAACGGCATTCTGTCCTCATTTCGAGCCCGCTGATACATAACAGAAAAAACAATATTTTTGAATATATTTGAATTCTGATCAACTCCTTCCGGAATGTTGTAGTCATCCCTCACGATAAATCCGATAGATTGAAATCAACCCATCCGGAACGGGTCCCTATGAGTATCGAACGCCCGCAAGGTGTGCATCCGGAGTGGTGCCCCGACTGTGGCGACGAGATGCTGTTCAGTGGCACCCAGTCCGCCGGATACGCACAGTTCTTCTGCGAGAACTGCCGGTACAGACACGACGTGTACGTCGGCCGCCCGGCGGTCGATGCTGCGTCAACTGATGAATCCACGACAGCGGTACGTGACCCCTCGTAATCGGCCACCTACTTCTCGTTTCCCTACCGTTCGAACGCCTACCTGCTTGACGAGTCGGATTCGTTAGACTCGTCGGATTTCCCGTCCCGATATTTTCGTCCGCCCCATCTTACTCGTCGGTAACCGGCTTCCGAACCGAGAGTACCGGCGACGGTGCCTCCCTGAGTACTCGTTCGGTGGTGCTGCCGAGGAGGAATCGGTCGAGACCGGTTCGGCCGTGTGATCCCATCGTTATGAGGTCTATGTCGTGTTCGTCCGCGTATGCGAGAATCTCACGTTCGGGGACTCCTTCGGTGAGGCTCGTGACTGTTTCGACGCTCGTCCTTCGGGCCTGAGACTCGACAGCTTCTATTGCTGTCTTTCCCTCGGTTTCGAGAGCTGCGCGAACTGTCTCCGGTATGTGGTCCTCTAATCGCGGCGCGATGATTCCTGTATCAACCACGTAGAGCGCATGAACCGTTGCGTCGAACGCCTCAGCAACGCTCAGTCCGTGTTCGACGGCCTGCTGTGCGTACTCACTGCCGTCCGTCGGGACGAGGATTCGCTCGAACGATGGTTCGACTCGCTCATCACGTTCTCGAACGGTGAGGATGGGGACGTCGGCGTGCCGGATGACGTGTTCGGCGACGCTTCCGGTAAGGACGCGTTGGACGCCCGTCCGTCCGTGCGTCCCGAGTACCACGAGGTCGAACGATTCTTTCTCGGCGTATTCGAGAATCGAATCTGAAGGAATCCCTTTGAGGACTTCAGTTCGAACTGTCGTCGTCGGCGCTGCGAGGTCCGCAATCTCGTCGATCATCTTCTGACCGCGCGATTCGAGCGATTCGACGTAATCAGCGGTGACGCCCCCGGCATCGAACAACCCCCCGGCGGCCTGTACATTGATCACGGTGATGATGCGTACCGCGGCGTCGAATGCTTCCGCAAAGGCGAGGCCGTGTTTTGCGGCTTGCACCGAACACTCCGTCCCGTCGGTTGTGAGGAGAATTTCGTCGTACATCGTCCCGTGTCACTTATCATGTGGTATGTTGTCATTTGACTTTAACCCCCTCCCGAAGCGGCGTTCTAATCGGTCTGCTATCCCGGATATTTTTGTGATATAGACGACACGAATCATACGATGTATGAATTGGTCCACCAGTACGCACCAGACAGTCCCGCCGGTCGAACTGCTGTCGCCATCATTGCCTCTCTGATCGGCGTTCCGGCGTTGGTCCTTGGCCTTATTGGGATAACTGGAAACGCCGTTGCCAACGGATTTCTATTTCTCCTTGCCAGCCTTGCACTCCTCGCTGTTGCCTGGTGCATGACACTGGGCGTTGTTCGGCAAGCGAACGCAGCACCGGATGCAACACCACTCACCAACCCCCAAACTGAGGATGTAACCCAGACCCCGGTCGAAACACTCCGGCAGCGATACGCGGAAGGAAAACTCAGTGATGAAGAGTTTCAGCGGCGTCTCGATCAACTCCTCGAAACCGAGGAGGCGGGTCGTACTGTGAACGAAACTGAGCGTGTCTTCGAGTGAGTCTGATTTGCTGATTTCCCCTTTCGGCGTTTCGTAGCGTCCGTTGGGACCGCTTCGCTCGACGCACCAGCATTTGTTTCATCGGGCACGATAGGTCTCTGTGTAATCGTGTCACCTCCAAGTGCGAACACCGTCGCTCCGCAATTCGGAATGTCTGCCTGCTAGTTTTACTAGTTTTGCCAACTTTACTATCTTTTCTAGTTTTACTGGTTTTCTTATCAAAATATACTACGGAACGGTGCCGAACGACCTCATTCCGGTGCGTCCAGCGGTTGTTCGTCGCTGTCTCCGACTTGCCCGGAAACTTGCGGGAGGAGTATCGACGAGACGGAACTCGGCCCGTGGTTGCGGATCACCATCACGATGTTTCCGACGAAGACGACAAAGCCAACGAGAGAGAGTGTCCCTCCGAGTGCGGTCACTGCGCGGGGGAGTGAGAGCGGTTCGGCGACGACGAGTAACGCGAATCCCAAGAGAAGCGCAACGAAGTCAACCGTGGCGAGTCTGTCGTCGTAGAGGTCGTCTATCATGGGCACGTCCGCGAGACCAAGCATATCGCTGTAGCGGTGAACCCAGATGATGAACGGGACGATGTGATACAGCGTTCCGAGGACGACGAATCCGATGACGCCGAACAGGAGGAGATACATGGCCGACGGTGCGCCGAACAGTGACTCCGACGACAGCGGGTCTGCAATCCAGACAGGGACCGTTAGGGAAGCCCACGCGATCATCGACGCGGCGACGACGGCGTACCGCCGGAGCATCGGATTCCACTCCACCGTCGCCCCGGTGAGACGACGGGCAAGTATAATCCCGAATGCAAACAGCCCCGCGACGACTAGCAGCGCGCCGATGTGGGCCATCGTCGAACTCTCGAACAACCGGCCGGTAGCCAAAACGACGACACCGACCGGATACCCGATTTCTTCGACACGCTTGAGGGGCATATCGATGCCGCGGAGGTCCGATTGCGTGAACATCGTCCCGAGTTGGTACAGCGCACCGAAGACTGTCGTCAGGACGGCACCGAACACCGCAAGCGTCGCGTGGGCGGTGCGGAGATCGGTTCGGTCGAACGGTAGGCGGGCGAGTATCGGGTGCGTGTAGCCGAGTGCGAGCAGCAGACCGAACACCGTGAGGACGAGGACGAATCCGAGCGCGACGGCGAAGTGCCGTTCCGTCACGTCCCACGGTCGGGAACCGAGGAGCGTCCGACCGACGTTGTACACAAACATCCAGAACCCGGCTAGCATCGTTCCACCGAATACGGGCAGTAGCTCGTACAGTCCCAGCAGTAGCGAGGTGGCGAATCCGAACAGTCCTGCCGTCACCAACCAGAGTTGGAGCGCAGACAGCCGTTCGGAGTGGAGCGTCGTCCCCGACCAGACGGGGACGAACTGCGTCATCGCGCCCATGATCGTGATGCAGACCCACCCGGCCAAGAGGAGATGGAGGTGTACCAGCATCGCCTGTCCGGGGAGGGCGCCGAACGGCGCGAGGAGGCCCACGAGTCCCCCCCCGAGGAGGAAAGCCAGCCCCACGACGAAATGCCGGAACGGTACGGACATCGGCGGTTGCTTGTCGGTTTCGACGTTCGCCGGAATCGCGGCCATGCTAGTGACGACGGACTCATCGTCCGTCGCTTTGCGGGCGAACATATTCGGTAAGTGACCGCTTGATCTCGCCTGCGTCGCGCGCTTGCGCTCGCCCGTACTCCGGTCCGTCGAGTTCGAGCGCCTCGTACTCGGTGGCGTCTTCATCGGGCGTCA belongs to Halogeometricum borinquense DSM 11551 and includes:
- a CDS encoding PAS domain S-box protein, with protein sequence MTESILVLHVDDDPDFADMAAHLLEREDDRFSVTVATSASEALDRLADEAFDCIVSDYDMPRQNGVELLKTVREDNPDLPFILFTGKGSEEVASDAISAGVTDYLQKGRGMSQYAVLANRIDNVVTRYRAENERQWRNAIFEGCRDAIFISDSDARFVDVNEATVELTGYDREELLSMRIPDLHEDDDLDAYREYHERILSGEPATTMAEILRADGSKVPVEFSNRRLDVEGDTYMHTVARDLTERTERKRTLERDQNRMHAITDAIPDMVVVYDTDGRFRSVLSGPEDLPVDGLGSLEGETLEDAFNSDAADCIQAAIDETVESGAVQTVEYALMSNGNRRWFEAHVASLDTGDTDRAVLVARDITERKAHGRELDEANTVLGTIVANLPVGVLVEDAKRDVLMTNEALCEILDLPGTTDDLIGRNCEKAAADLKDLFADPDGFVTGIKERIDQRVPVSNEVLDLADGRTLERDYVPYDLPDGEANLWLYRDVTDRVDRERELQQFERIVEHVGDAVWIHDPDGTLRFVNDPPAAALGLSPEDIVGKQAMAVLASVADPEKLATFTQEVQRILAGKTDTARLELPLYLETETRHLDVRVTAATINGTRHAVGLARNIDEQKRREQELQRQNKRLDEFASVVSHDLRNPLNVAHGRVSLALEEHDSEHLSVAQNALDRMGALIDDLLTLARQGRRINDPEQVALSAVATRCWSVIDGTEATLNVESDLTFMADTDRLQQLFENLFRNAIEHGAEDATICVGPLADRRGFYVVDDGPGIPEATRDEVFNFGYSTFEDGTGFGLAIVKEVVDAHGWNITLTDGADGGARFEITGVTITRQ
- a CDS encoding HalOD1 output domain-containing protein, whose translation is MTGTKASNGDAGSETTQGREEMALKIVSVIADAKGCKPLDLKPLYWVVDTEAIEQLVEQSSTVSFEISFDYEGGQVTVTSDGNITYEMADE
- a CDS encoding HVO_2142 family zinc finger protein, encoding MSIERPQGVHPEWCPDCGDEMLFSGTQSAGYAQFFCENCRYRHDVYVGRPAVDAASTDESTTAVRDPS
- a CDS encoding SHOCT domain-containing protein — its product is MYELVHQYAPDSPAGRTAVAIIASLIGVPALVLGLIGITGNAVANGFLFLLASLALLAVAWCMTLGVVRQANAAPDATPLTNPQTEDVTQTPVETLRQRYAEGKLSDEEFQRRLDQLLETEEAGRTVNETERVFE
- a CDS encoding RNA-guided endonuclease InsQ/TnpB family protein, whose product is MLETTRTYVARITNHEQVRDDLDQCGFSASKLWNVGRYYIQQRWDDDGEIPDESELKSELKDHERYSDLHSQSSQRVLEELAEAFTGWYNSDDGNNPPGYRKCGDDHPRSTVTWKKRAIKHDDKHGQLRLSKGFNLKESRSDFILAEYETRPDVEVENIQQVRAVWNGDEWELHLVCKKEIPVEDAPGNNTAGIDLGISNYLAIDYEDGESELYPGNVLKEDKHYFTREEYQTEGENGPSKRARKARQKLSRRKDHFLHTLSKHIVERCVEEGVEKIAVGDLSDIREDENGDSRNWGASGNKKLHGWEFNRFTNLLEYKAEEYGILVDRVDEENTSKTCSCCGKIRDSNRVERGLYVCSSCETTMNADVNGAVNIRRKITQSPPTGDMSNGWLAQPGVFLFDRESGSFNTREQGACKP
- a CDS encoding universal stress protein produces the protein MYDEILLTTDGTECSVQAAKHGLAFAEAFDAAVRIITVINVQAAGGLFDAGGVTADYVESLESRGQKMIDEIADLAAPTTTVRTEVLKGIPSDSILEYAEKESFDLVVLGTHGRTGVQRVLTGSVAEHVIRHADVPILTVRERDERVEPSFERILVPTDGSEYAQQAVEHGLSVAEAFDATVHALYVVDTGIIAPRLEDHIPETVRAALETEGKTAIEAVESQARRTSVETVTSLTEGVPEREILAYADEHDIDLITMGSHGRTGLDRFLLGSTTERVLREAPSPVLSVRKPVTDE